A single genomic interval of Acidobacteriota bacterium harbors:
- a CDS encoding glycoside hydrolase family 172 protein — protein sequence MKAVPWARIVLVVLIATAAFFAFTQEGRVKPPFHDGPAFDVEPGPAFLPSAAVEPDGPMSLLARPKTYSAARASSYARLGGNRDTITLPPGGAEVVLADLQGPGAITHIWMTFGGGGRDIVLRFYWEGSGHPSVEAPIGDFFGVAMGLDAVVNSFPIQVSGDGRARNCWWYMPFNRAARVTASNIAGPGPAGAKPIELYYYIDYRRGGKADPDLPHFHARFVETDPAPRGKMIELAAIKGRGHFVGVVMGQRARTQGWFGEGDDVISVDGRLSFAGTGTEDYFCDAWGFRPFSALYHGVPVYEGRKIGDRLSAYRFHIADPIPFRESFKFEIEHWPWFSIWPNTGRDYFSSLSFWYQAGLHEPWPRLEKLLSSEPWDPAKGGWHIPGALEAEDLGILGCRSLAVETRRPEAEIGPLTESRDVLRSLVHYGPRPEPVLLMPNLSGDRFLGFDAGGDGAFTVAVPAAEAGTYTVRLHLLRAEDYGIVECLVNGRPAGDPIDAYLRTEGLTRPILPPREFALAGVPLAAGTNRFEFIVKAKNPESKGFRLGLDAIVLEKAEEHH from the coding sequence ATGAAAGCCGTTCCGTGGGCCAGGATAGTCCTTGTCGTTCTGATCGCGACCGCCGCATTCTTCGCCTTCACGCAGGAAGGCCGGGTCAAGCCGCCCTTCCATGACGGCCCGGCGTTCGATGTCGAGCCCGGGCCGGCGTTCCTGCCTTCGGCCGCAGTCGAGCCGGACGGCCCGATGTCGCTGCTGGCCCGGCCCAAGACGTACAGCGCGGCCCGGGCGAGCTCCTATGCCCGCCTCGGCGGCAACCGCGACACGATCACGCTTCCGCCCGGCGGCGCGGAGGTCGTGCTGGCCGATCTCCAGGGCCCCGGCGCCATCACCCATATCTGGATGACGTTCGGCGGCGGGGGCCGCGATATCGTTCTCCGCTTCTATTGGGAGGGCAGCGGCCATCCCAGCGTCGAGGCGCCCATCGGCGACTTCTTCGGCGTGGCCATGGGCCTCGACGCCGTCGTCAACAGCTTCCCGATCCAGGTCTCGGGTGACGGCCGGGCCCGGAATTGCTGGTGGTACATGCCGTTCAACCGGGCGGCCCGGGTCACGGCCAGCAACATCGCCGGGCCGGGTCCGGCCGGGGCCAAGCCGATCGAGCTCTATTACTACATCGACTACCGCCGCGGCGGCAAGGCGGATCCCGACCTGCCCCACTTCCACGCCCGCTTCGTCGAAACCGATCCGGCGCCGCGCGGCAAGATGATCGAGCTGGCCGCGATAAAGGGCCGCGGCCATTTCGTCGGCGTGGTCATGGGCCAGCGGGCCAGGACCCAGGGCTGGTTCGGGGAAGGGGACGACGTGATCTCCGTTGACGGCCGCCTGTCCTTCGCCGGCACGGGCACCGAGGATTATTTCTGTGACGCCTGGGGGTTCCGGCCGTTCTCGGCGCTCTACCACGGCGTTCCCGTCTATGAAGGCCGCAAGATCGGGGACCGGCTGAGCGCCTACCGCTTCCACATCGCCGATCCGATCCCGTTCCGGGAGTCCTTCAAGTTCGAGATCGAGCACTGGCCCTGGTTCAGCATCTGGCCGAACACCGGCCGGGATTACTTCTCGAGCCTGTCCTTCTGGTACCAGGCCGGGCTGCATGAGCCCTGGCCGCGGCTGGAGAAGCTCTTGTCGTCCGAGCCTTGGGACCCGGCCAAGGGCGGCTGGCATATCCCCGGCGCGCTCGAGGCCGAGGACCTCGGGATCCTGGGCTGCCGCAGCCTGGCTGTTGAAACCCGGCGTCCCGAGGCCGAGATCGGACCGCTCACCGAGAGCCGGGACGTCCTGAGGTCCCTGGTCCATTACGGGCCGCGGCCCGAGCCGGTCCTGCTCATGCCGAACCTGAGCGGGGATCGCTTCCTGGGCTTCGATGCCGGCGGCGACGGCGCCTTCACGGTGGCCGTCCCGGCCGCCGAGGCCGGGACCTACACCGTCCGCCTGCATCTCTTGCGGGCCGAGGACTATGGGATCGTTGAATGCCTGGTCAACGGCCGGCCGGCCGGCGACCCCATCGATGCCTACCTGAGGACCGAGGGACTGACCCGGCCGATCCTGCCTCCGCGGGAATTCGCCCTTGCCGGTGTGCCGCTGGCGGCCGGAACGAACCGTTTCGAGTTCATCGTCAAGGCCAAGAACCCCGAATCGAAAGGCTTCCGCTTGGGCCTCGACGCCATCGTCCTGGAGAAGGCCGAAGAACACCACTAA
- a CDS encoding M24 family metallopeptidase — MRSILRRMLVPLLAAFLAATAARGQTRDMPEILSVRAQAATINQLTAMRLERLLPRIMEETGFDMWIIVSNEDALDPVFKTMIPYNLWCPITQILVFSKKPGRPVERFNVSRTDMLGMHVNAWDWRAWDNARTESQWDCLARLVRERDPRTIGINESDEIWAAGGLTSSLKARLARAIGPELARRFRSAEPLTVLWLETLLDEELAVYERVIAVAHALIAETFSSKAITPGVTTVDDLLYHYCQRISDLGLKVCAWPTFRIRNRDAETVKKYGADDKVIRRGDYLQTDAGLEYLRFATDHCEWAYVLKPGETDVPAGVQAAMLQTNRLQDVFLAEFKAGRTGNEILASALKAAAAAGIRGARIYSHGIGPYLHEPGPLLGLPWEQVNTGARGDVRLVPDSTFTAELSTAAPVPEWGGREFRVALEQVFAFTDKGTYFLDGRQTRFHLVK; from the coding sequence ATGCGCTCGATCCTCCGTCGAATGCTCGTCCCGCTCCTGGCCGCCTTCCTGGCCGCGACGGCGGCGCGGGGCCAGACCAGGGACATGCCCGAGATCCTCAGCGTCCGGGCCCAGGCCGCGACCATCAATCAACTGACCGCGATGAGGCTCGAACGGCTCCTGCCCCGGATCATGGAAGAGACCGGGTTCGACATGTGGATCATCGTATCGAACGAGGACGCCCTCGACCCCGTCTTCAAGACGATGATCCCTTACAACCTCTGGTGCCCCATCACCCAGATCCTCGTCTTCTCCAAGAAGCCCGGCCGGCCGGTCGAGCGCTTCAACGTCTCGCGGACCGACATGCTCGGCATGCACGTGAACGCCTGGGATTGGCGGGCCTGGGACAACGCCAGGACAGAGAGCCAGTGGGATTGCCTGGCCCGCCTTGTCCGGGAGCGCGATCCCCGGACGATCGGCATCAACGAATCGGACGAGATCTGGGCCGCCGGCGGCCTGACCTCGTCCCTCAAGGCCCGGCTGGCCCGGGCCATCGGACCGGAGCTGGCCCGGCGCTTCCGGTCGGCCGAGCCTCTGACCGTTCTCTGGCTCGAAACCCTTCTGGATGAGGAACTGGCCGTCTATGAGCGGGTGATCGCCGTGGCCCATGCCCTGATCGCCGAAACCTTTTCCTCCAAGGCCATCACCCCGGGGGTGACGACCGTGGACGACCTCCTTTATCATTATTGCCAGCGGATCTCCGATCTCGGGCTCAAGGTCTGCGCCTGGCCGACGTTCCGCATCCGCAACCGCGATGCCGAGACGGTCAAGAAGTACGGGGCCGACGACAAGGTCATCCGGCGGGGCGATTACCTCCAGACCGACGCGGGCCTCGAGTACCTTCGTTTTGCGACCGATCACTGCGAGTGGGCCTACGTCCTCAAGCCCGGCGAGACGGACGTGCCGGCCGGCGTCCAGGCGGCCATGCTCCAGACGAACCGGCTTCAGGACGTCTTCCTCGCCGAGTTCAAGGCCGGGCGGACGGGCAACGAGATCCTGGCCAGCGCCCTGAAGGCCGCCGCGGCGGCCGGGATCCGGGGCGCCAGGATCTACTCCCATGGGATCGGCCCGTATCTGCATGAGCCGGGCCCGCTGCTCGGACTGCCTTGGGAGCAGGTCAACACGGGAGCCCGCGGCGACGTCCGCCTGGTCCCGGACAGCACGTTCACGGCCGAGCTGAGCACGGCCGCGCCCGTTCCGGAATGGGGCGGCCGGGAATTCCGCGTCGCCCTGGAGCAGGTCTTCGCCTTCACGGACAAGGGGACCTATTTCCTCGACGGACGCCAGACCCGCTTCCATCTCGTGAAATGA
- a CDS encoding transglutaminase family protein → MKKGTWIVLTALLCVTAAAAASKPPIVGESEACYRLAAENGEVRGLAYDEVSPKAPRLFVLDGAGKIFVYKPSDGPKAAAGELTLLDVLPLPARDGKPEIESPRGLAFTLDNGSEVFYVLNWIGTAGAKKSQLWRFSPGGKPVSADLSRYSYNIGERELLSLGYDNGKILVGFDGSSFKDRNLRVQRGAVRLSWPRESGQPVFVKHMPDAGTEPSSGFAYMALDGLLYLWGTVGNEAIYCAEAETGRGLFHFGRPRSSGAGLPASGLAFGGDSLWVPEGAPGPDRVHRVNVTKNLDAPYEGPHILRHLIMSISTEPEKEGVAGGKVMHNYSRPYGYLQLGRQDVEAGTETFSDTSGAANAKARMLTMDPAGDTSSRQYMAQIEYAEAPARRYTSRYEIDIWMAPGRNFVYPHRVNKDVRALKGTDYLADDPDLYDLSDRKTYEEFLDRVRKHIQRKYGVPADMDNAYWAARNVVEYIQDTYYYPSPAKRISAAVDYDRHHYDANPGNLKIELSNRPYDKTQIIACSGTSVMVAGAMRFIGIPARWLGTGTPQGPGAWDANRNGLLDENETAPCSNGHRYDQIWLGSHYGWTCFDATPTVPDDLDFDPVPPLQPQWRYMNRAAGGHLKDDRIVFNVGSTLIRELYRDFEYDEELAVINNCGGDQRYNLQGRFEKPELWKLAEQDIEVKNVCFITDVCLTGPKDNAVLTWKLKGAWEKDPGATVSVSLHAVDAKTGALERTALLAEKLIPSSGRAVIDLSSFGGREYRLLVRKDGDPATGGASAAIKIEALR, encoded by the coding sequence ATGAAAAAAGGAACTTGGATCGTCCTGACCGCATTGCTGTGCGTCACCGCGGCCGCTGCGGCGTCGAAACCTCCGATCGTAGGCGAGAGCGAGGCCTGCTACAGATTGGCCGCGGAAAACGGCGAGGTCCGGGGCCTCGCCTACGACGAGGTCTCGCCCAAGGCGCCGCGCCTCTTCGTGCTCGACGGCGCGGGCAAGATCTTCGTCTACAAGCCGTCCGACGGACCGAAGGCCGCGGCCGGCGAGCTGACGCTCCTCGATGTCCTGCCGCTGCCGGCCCGGGACGGGAAGCCGGAGATCGAGAGCCCCCGGGGCCTGGCCTTCACGCTGGACAACGGGAGCGAGGTCTTCTATGTCCTGAACTGGATCGGGACGGCCGGCGCCAAGAAGTCGCAGCTCTGGCGTTTCAGCCCGGGCGGGAAGCCGGTCTCCGCCGACCTGTCGCGCTATTCCTATAATATCGGCGAGCGGGAGCTCTTGTCCCTCGGATATGACAACGGGAAGATCCTGGTCGGCTTCGACGGCTCGTCGTTCAAGGACCGCAACCTGCGCGTCCAGAGAGGCGCGGTGCGCCTCTCCTGGCCCAGGGAAAGCGGCCAGCCCGTGTTCGTCAAGCATATGCCGGACGCCGGCACGGAACCGTCTTCAGGCTTCGCCTACATGGCCCTCGACGGCCTTCTGTACCTCTGGGGCACCGTCGGCAACGAGGCCATCTACTGCGCGGAGGCGGAGACCGGGCGAGGCCTCTTCCACTTCGGCCGCCCCCGCTCATCCGGGGCCGGTCTTCCGGCTTCGGGACTGGCCTTCGGAGGAGACTCGCTCTGGGTTCCCGAAGGGGCTCCGGGGCCCGACCGGGTCCACCGCGTCAACGTCACCAAGAACCTTGACGCCCCCTACGAGGGCCCCCATATCCTGCGGCATCTCATCATGTCCATCAGCACCGAGCCCGAAAAGGAGGGTGTGGCGGGCGGCAAAGTCATGCACAATTATTCCCGCCCCTACGGCTACCTTCAACTCGGTCGGCAGGACGTCGAGGCCGGCACGGAGACGTTTTCGGACACCTCGGGGGCGGCGAACGCCAAGGCCAGGATGCTGACCATGGACCCAGCCGGCGACACCTCGAGCCGGCAGTACATGGCCCAGATCGAGTATGCCGAAGCCCCGGCCCGGCGCTACACGTCCCGCTACGAAATCGACATCTGGATGGCCCCGGGCCGGAACTTCGTCTATCCTCACCGCGTCAACAAGGATGTCCGGGCTCTCAAAGGAACGGACTACCTGGCCGACGACCCCGACCTCTACGATCTCAGCGACCGGAAGACCTACGAAGAGTTCCTCGACCGGGTCCGGAAGCACATCCAGAGGAAGTACGGGGTCCCCGCCGACATGGACAACGCCTATTGGGCCGCACGCAATGTCGTCGAATACATCCAGGACACCTATTACTATCCCAGCCCGGCCAAGCGGATCTCTGCGGCGGTGGATTACGACCGGCATCATTACGACGCCAATCCCGGCAACCTCAAGATCGAGCTCTCCAACCGTCCCTACGACAAAACCCAGATCATCGCGTGTTCGGGAACGAGCGTGATGGTCGCCGGGGCCATGCGCTTCATTGGCATCCCGGCCCGCTGGCTCGGCACGGGCACGCCCCAGGGACCCGGGGCATGGGACGCGAACAGGAACGGACTCCTCGACGAAAACGAGACAGCCCCTTGCTCCAACGGCCATCGCTACGACCAGATCTGGCTCGGCAGCCACTACGGCTGGACCTGTTTCGACGCCACGCCGACCGTTCCCGACGATCTCGACTTCGATCCCGTTCCCCCGCTCCAGCCTCAGTGGCGCTACATGAACCGGGCCGCGGGCGGCCATCTCAAGGACGACCGCATCGTCTTCAACGTCGGTTCGACCCTCATCCGCGAGCTCTACCGGGACTTCGAATACGACGAGGAGCTGGCGGTGATCAACAACTGCGGCGGCGACCAGCGCTACAACCTGCAGGGACGGTTCGAGAAGCCCGAGCTTTGGAAGCTCGCCGAGCAAGATATCGAGGTGAAGAACGTCTGCTTCATCACGGACGTCTGCCTGACCGGCCCCAAGGACAATGCCGTCCTGACCTGGAAGCTCAAGGGCGCCTGGGAGAAGGACCCGGGGGCGACGGTATCGGTCTCGCTTCACGCCGTTGACGCGAAGACCGGCGCCCTCGAGCGTACGGCCCTCCTGGCCGAAAAGCTCATCCCCTCTTCCGGGAGAGCCGTCATCGACCTCTCGTCTTTCGGCGGCCGGGAGTACCGTCTCCTCGTCCGCAAGGACGGCGATCCGGCGACTGGGGGCGCCTCAGCGGCAATCAAGATCGAAGCCTTGCGCTGA
- a CDS encoding TonB-dependent receptor: MLQRFKRSFLVLGLLSAVLTGLMQAQVTTGTLRGFVADDSGQPLPGVTIDITSDALMKSRSDVTDERGQFRFLYLPPGKYVICAKLDGFETCWIKGVTVQVGQIDTANVVLKAGGLERTIEVTAERPSIDLVSSSKSYVITTDLLQTVPLAARVNYVDVFNTLPGVAGASLGSPLVNAAGVTHNLVNSTYFWDQHNQDDGYENKILVDGMEINDSMSGTSYANFNYEAMEEIDVKTAGASAEYGNARSSFMNIVTKSGGNTLKGSVFVQFQPQSFNWTNVEGGSASQTSYIIPNVSLSGPILKDKLWFLATYKYDNQDYVIPNTIVVSKIVQKTRGHMPYFKLTFQPTTKHTISVVYQNDYKEIEPNGFPSSAYSQLETANRAQQGGPMASLTWRWLLSDSAILNFVAGYNHKPRDTYAINDNPQNRYTERFNGGSTLLYDGGYGEDYVSVRENVMLSSNLTYVASDLLRTGSHEFKLGVDIRPWQHVTRSRIYKVDELGFYQYRYGLNYADYGLTEPYVYRGYKTKGAPGLPQDRYDNEVVVTSENAFIQDNWSLTRNLNFSLGLRWEHQRENMYHRDELPASMDAIYAGMRNNIEFDDSGLAPRLGVTYNLPKVGVFKFHYGRYFEYVGTGDYNNYARTMVFPEYRMSSANIGLGAEAMTLYTDPELSYPADYNKDMQMEFNDEYVVSFERELIWDLVFETSFVYRETYTSYMEDINAVFEDGAFVDYRFPDWNTIWQRTWYGGDARRWKFDYKGLQFNIKRNFSGKWGFMANYSRMWRNYDKLAFDPTDPDQFAYDDPSNLNMKNYGIRWSFHASAFCRMPWDILFSTFINGCSGIFVQDTTGDYAWDATAPNVTISNGRRVSDIVWQAKNSYYLGGYWGASGRYTDDTWSVNFRLAKIVPVGKFRLEVAFDLYNAFNWCAYSMFYTTDVRRDYTDTSGVNQYQRMITPQSPRAAQLTFKVGF, translated from the coding sequence ATGTTGCAGAGGTTCAAACGCTCTTTCCTCGTTCTTGGGCTCCTCTCCGCGGTCCTGACCGGCCTCATGCAGGCCCAGGTCACCACCGGCACCTTGCGCGGATTCGTCGCCGATGACTCGGGCCAGCCCCTGCCCGGCGTCACGATCGATATCACGAGCGACGCGCTCATGAAGTCCCGGTCGGACGTCACCGACGAAAGGGGTCAATTCCGGTTCCTTTACCTTCCTCCGGGCAAGTACGTCATCTGCGCCAAGCTCGACGGCTTCGAAACATGCTGGATCAAGGGCGTCACGGTCCAGGTCGGTCAGATCGACACGGCCAACGTCGTCCTGAAGGCCGGCGGGCTCGAGAGAACAATCGAGGTCACGGCCGAGCGGCCGAGCATCGATCTGGTGAGCAGCAGCAAGAGCTACGTCATCACGACCGATCTCCTGCAGACCGTTCCCCTGGCGGCGCGGGTGAACTACGTCGACGTCTTCAACACCCTGCCCGGCGTCGCCGGCGCATCCCTCGGCTCGCCCCTCGTCAACGCGGCCGGCGTCACCCATAACCTGGTCAATTCGACCTATTTCTGGGACCAGCACAACCAGGACGACGGCTATGAAAACAAGATCCTCGTCGACGGCATGGAGATCAACGACTCCATGAGCGGCACCTCATACGCCAATTTCAACTATGAGGCCATGGAGGAGATCGACGTCAAGACGGCCGGCGCCTCGGCCGAATACGGCAACGCCCGGTCCTCGTTCATGAACATCGTCACCAAGTCCGGCGGCAACACGCTGAAGGGATCGGTGTTCGTCCAGTTCCAGCCCCAGTCCTTCAACTGGACCAACGTCGAGGGAGGCTCCGCCAGCCAGACGAGCTATATCATCCCCAACGTCAGCCTGAGCGGCCCGATCCTGAAGGACAAGCTCTGGTTCCTGGCCACCTACAAGTACGACAATCAGGATTACGTCATCCCCAACACGATCGTCGTCTCCAAGATCGTCCAGAAGACCCGGGGCCACATGCCCTACTTCAAGCTCACGTTCCAGCCCACCACGAAGCACACGATCAGCGTGGTCTACCAGAACGACTACAAGGAGATCGAGCCCAACGGCTTCCCGAGCAGCGCCTACTCCCAGCTCGAGACCGCGAACCGGGCCCAGCAGGGCGGCCCCATGGCGTCCCTGACGTGGCGCTGGCTCCTGTCGGATTCGGCCATCCTCAATTTCGTCGCCGGCTACAATCACAAGCCTCGCGACACCTACGCGATCAACGACAACCCCCAGAACCGCTATACGGAGCGGTTCAACGGCGGATCGACCCTTCTCTACGACGGCGGCTACGGCGAGGACTATGTCTCCGTGCGCGAGAACGTCATGCTCTCGAGCAACCTGACCTACGTCGCCTCGGACCTGCTCAGAACCGGGTCCCACGAGTTCAAACTCGGCGTCGACATCCGGCCCTGGCAGCACGTCACGCGGAGCCGGATCTACAAGGTCGACGAGCTCGGCTTCTACCAGTACCGCTACGGGCTGAATTACGCCGATTACGGCCTGACCGAGCCCTATGTCTACCGCGGCTACAAGACCAAGGGAGCGCCGGGGCTGCCCCAGGACCGCTATGACAACGAGGTCGTCGTCACGAGCGAGAACGCGTTCATTCAGGACAACTGGTCGCTGACCCGGAACCTGAACTTCTCGCTCGGCCTCCGCTGGGAGCACCAGCGCGAGAACATGTATCACCGCGACGAGCTGCCGGCCTCCATGGACGCCATCTACGCGGGCATGCGGAACAACATCGAGTTCGACGACAGCGGCCTGGCCCCCCGGCTCGGCGTCACCTACAACCTGCCCAAGGTCGGCGTCTTCAAGTTCCACTACGGGCGCTACTTCGAGTACGTCGGCACCGGCGACTACAACAATTACGCCCGGACCATGGTCTTCCCCGAATACCGGATGTCCTCGGCCAATATCGGCCTGGGCGCCGAGGCCATGACCCTCTACACGGATCCCGAGCTCTCTTACCCCGCGGACTATAACAAGGACATGCAGATGGAGTTCAACGACGAATACGTCGTTTCGTTCGAGCGGGAGCTCATCTGGGATCTCGTCTTCGAGACCTCCTTCGTCTACCGGGAGACCTACACGTCCTATATGGAGGACATCAACGCCGTCTTCGAGGACGGGGCCTTCGTCGACTACCGGTTCCCCGACTGGAACACGATCTGGCAGCGGACCTGGTACGGCGGCGACGCCAGGCGCTGGAAGTTCGACTACAAGGGCCTCCAGTTCAACATCAAGCGCAACTTCAGCGGCAAGTGGGGCTTCATGGCCAACTACTCGCGGATGTGGCGCAATTACGACAAGCTGGCCTTCGATCCGACCGATCCGGATCAGTTCGCCTATGACGATCCGAGCAACCTGAACATGAAGAACTACGGCATCCGCTGGTCCTTCCACGCCTCGGCGTTCTGCCGTATGCCCTGGGATATCCTGTTCTCGACCTTCATCAACGGCTGTTCCGGGATCTTCGTGCAGGATACGACCGGCGACTATGCCTGGGACGCGACCGCCCCGAACGTTACGATCTCGAACGGCCGCCGGGTCAGCGACATCGTCTGGCAGGCGAAGAACTCCTATTACCTGGGCGGCTATTGGGGCGCCAGCGGACGCTACACGGACGACACCTGGAGCGTCAATTTCCGCCTGGCCAAGATCGTGCCCGTCGGCAAGTTCCGCCTGGAGGTCGCCTTTGACCTCTATAACGCGTTCAACTGGTGCGCCTACAGCATGTTCTATACTACGGACGTCCGCCGCGACTACACGGACACGAGCGGGGTCAACCAGTATCAAAGGATGATCACGCCGCAATCGCCGCGCGCCGCGCAGCTGACGTTCAAGGTGGGATTCTAG
- a CDS encoding glycoside hydrolase family 3 N-terminal domain-containing protein, whose translation MPLKAIFRLIAVGGTVAGLLGACNRPAPSPGTAPKPVLAAPHDEAAAWAETTLRTLSLERKAGQMISVETRGEFAALDSPSCGRLVGLIRDHGIGSLVVYGGTPQDTASLLNRLQRESSLPLFVASDFEGGPGQQIAGASEFPANMALSAAGSEELAYAVGRAGAAEGRAIGIHITFSPVVDIQTRPDNPVLGVRSFGADIDVLGRLAGAYIRGYQENGMLATAKHFPGRGDVRLIPGTEFTVNDKPAEAVEAGDLAAFKKAIGAGVTLVMSEHIAVPSVTGGSDLPASVEKKLATGWLKDRLGFTGILTTDDMWYEKVVRRFGAVEACVRAVEAGHDMILKPADPVATIAGLVEAVKSGRLSEARLDASVRKILYWKARLNLHRERLVDEGRVAAIVGCQAHQALVAKVADESLTLVRNNGFFPRAASDPGKIVHVSIQRKELDPAPAVVEAKLKAAFPSLKSFAVGPFTSDERRAAAVEAAGRADMVVISLFNARTAYKDNGPLSDKDRALVDRLVRAKPKAVAAVSYGNPYLAGELAGVAAFVVGYGEGGFYGNQTVFADSFIRLLKGELRPKGKLPVAVSADCPAGTGIAY comes from the coding sequence TTGCCGCTGAAAGCCATTTTTCGCCTGATCGCCGTCGGAGGAACGGTCGCCGGCCTGCTCGGCGCCTGCAACCGTCCCGCGCCGAGTCCCGGAACCGCCCCGAAGCCCGTCCTCGCCGCCCCGCATGACGAGGCCGCGGCCTGGGCCGAAACGACGCTGAGAACCCTGAGCCTCGAGCGCAAGGCCGGCCAGATGATCAGCGTCGAAACGCGCGGCGAGTTCGCCGCGCTCGACAGCCCGTCCTGCGGAAGGCTTGTCGGGCTCATCCGGGACCACGGCATCGGCTCTCTCGTGGTGTACGGGGGAACCCCCCAGGACACGGCGTCTCTCCTCAACCGCCTGCAGCGGGAATCCTCCCTGCCGCTCTTTGTCGCCTCGGATTTCGAAGGCGGGCCCGGTCAGCAGATCGCGGGGGCGTCCGAATTCCCGGCCAACATGGCCCTTTCGGCCGCGGGTTCAGAGGAACTGGCCTACGCGGTCGGCCGGGCGGGTGCCGCCGAAGGCCGGGCCATCGGCATCCACATCACCTTTTCGCCGGTGGTGGACATCCAAACGCGGCCGGATAATCCCGTGCTCGGCGTCCGGTCCTTCGGCGCCGACATCGACGTCCTCGGCCGCCTGGCCGGCGCCTATATCCGGGGCTACCAGGAGAACGGCATGCTGGCGACGGCCAAGCATTTCCCCGGCCGCGGCGACGTCCGGCTAATACCCGGGACCGAGTTCACGGTGAACGACAAGCCGGCGGAGGCCGTCGAGGCAGGCGATCTCGCCGCCTTCAAGAAGGCCATCGGGGCCGGGGTCACCCTGGTCATGTCCGAGCACATCGCCGTTCCCTCGGTGACCGGCGGGTCCGATCTCCCGGCCAGCGTCGAGAAGAAGCTGGCGACAGGCTGGTTGAAGGACCGACTCGGCTTCACCGGCATCCTGACGACGGACGACATGTGGTACGAGAAGGTCGTCCGGCGCTTCGGCGCGGTCGAGGCCTGCGTCCGGGCCGTCGAAGCCGGCCACGACATGATCCTCAAGCCGGCCGATCCGGTCGCGACCATCGCCGGCCTCGTCGAGGCCGTGAAGTCCGGGCGGCTCAGCGAGGCACGCCTCGACGCTTCGGTCCGGAAGATACTCTACTGGAAAGCCCGGCTGAACTTACACCGGGAACGGCTCGTCGACGAGGGCCGTGTCGCCGCGATCGTCGGCTGCCAGGCCCACCAGGCGCTCGTCGCCAAGGTCGCCGACGAGTCCCTGACCCTGGTCAGGAACAACGGCTTCTTCCCGCGGGCGGCTTCCGATCCGGGCAAGATCGTCCACGTTTCGATACAGAGGAAAGAGCTCGACCCGGCCCCGGCCGTCGTCGAGGCCAAGCTCAAGGCCGCGTTCCCCAGCCTCAAGAGCTTCGCTGTCGGTCCATTCACGTCGGACGAGCGCCGGGCCGCGGCCGTCGAGGCCGCGGGACGCGCCGATATGGTCGTCATCTCGCTCTTCAACGCCCGCACGGCCTACAAGGACAACGGCCCGCTGTCCGACAAGGACCGCGCCCTTGTCGACCGCCTCGTCCGGGCCAAGCCGAAGGCCGTGGCGGCCGTATCGTACGGGAATCCTTATCTCGCGGGCGAGCTCGCCGGCGTTGCGGCGTTCGTCGTCGGCTACGGCGAAGGCGGCTTCTACGGCAACCAGACGGTCTTCGCCGATTCGTTCATCCGGCTGCTCAAGGGTGAGCTCCGTCCCAAGGGCAAGCTGCCGGTCGCCGTCTCGGCCGATTGCCCCGCCGGAACGGGCATCGCATACTGA